In Paenibacillus sonchi, the genomic stretch CTTCCGCACTTTCAATTGATTCCATAAGATTCATGAATGAAAAAACGGACATGCTCCTGATCAGGAGCTGTCCGTTTTTTTTGTGCAGAGCTGCTTATCCTGCCCGAATGCCGGTCTATTGCGGCTTGCGCGGCGGCAGGGGGCCGAGGTATTGATAATATTGGCATTCAATCCGTCCATTGTAGAGCTTGCGCCGCTTGTCCGCTTTGCGTCCGTAGTACTGCTCGAATTCCTTATACGGGCTGATGGCGAAAAAAGACCATGTCGGCAGATACAGCATCATTTCTCCGAACTGGCGGGTAAGCTTCTCCACTTCCTTGTCGTTGCTGATGCGCTCTCCATAAGGAGGATTTGTAATAATGCAGCCATACTCGCCTTGAGGCCTGGCTTTGGCAGCAGCGATGGCCTGAAAGGTAATCTCCCCGGCGAGTCCGGCACTTTTGGCGTTCGCTTCGGCGATTTCAATCGCGGCCGGATCGATGTCCGTACCGGTGAGCTGCAGCGGGTAGTCGTCGCGCACAGCGTCGAAGGCTTCCTCGCGGGCTTCTTCCCAGAGGCGCTGCGGGATTTCCGGCCAATGCTCGGACGGGAACGAGCGCCGCAGGCCCGGCGCAATGTTCCAGGCGATCATGGCCGCCTCGATCAGCAGCGTGCCGGAGCCGCAGCACGGATCGTACAGCGGACGGTGGCCGTTCCAGCGGCTGAGCTGGATCAGTGCGGCCGCCATCGTTTCCTTAAGCGGCGCTTCCGTCGCCTGGCGGCGGTAGCCGCGTTTGTGCAGCGCAGGACCGGTGGTGTCCAGCGTTATCAAAGCGGTATCATTCAGAAGAATTACTTCCACCACATACCGCGGGCCGTTCTCCGGAAACCATTCGGTACGGTACGAAAGCTTCAGCTTTTCGACAATGGCTTTCTTGACAATGCCCTGGCAGGCAGGTACGCTGGTAAGCTGGGATTTATGCGACCTTCCTTCCACGGGAAACTCTCCGTTTTCGGGAATCCAGTCCTGCCACTCGATGGCTTTGACGCCTTCGAACAGCTCATCGAAGGTCCGGGCCGGGAACTGGCCCATTTTGACCAATACCCGGTCAGAGGTCCGCAGCCATAAATTGCAGCGGCAGATGTCAATGTAATCCCCACTGAACAATACCCGGCCGTTTTCGACCGCAGTCTCATAACCCAGTTCGTTCAATTCACGTGCTACGACGGCCTCCAGCCCCATGGGGGCGGTGGCGATCAATGTTAATTTACCCAAATTCGCTCAACTCCGTTTAGCTTGTAGATGAATACATATAGCCGTTACAATAAA encodes the following:
- a CDS encoding class I SAM-dependent RNA methyltransferase, whose product is MGKLTLIATAPMGLEAVVARELNELGYETAVENGRVLFSGDYIDICRCNLWLRTSDRVLVKMGQFPARTFDELFEGVKAIEWQDWIPENGEFPVEGRSHKSQLTSVPACQGIVKKAIVEKLKLSYRTEWFPENGPRYVVEVILLNDTALITLDTTGPALHKRGYRRQATEAPLKETMAAALIQLSRWNGHRPLYDPCCGSGTLLIEAAMIAWNIAPGLRRSFPSEHWPEIPQRLWEEAREEAFDAVRDDYPLQLTGTDIDPAAIEIAEANAKSAGLAGEITFQAIAAAKARPQGEYGCIITNPPYGERISNDKEVEKLTRQFGEMMLYLPTWSFFAISPYKEFEQYYGRKADKRRKLYNGRIECQYYQYLGPLPPRKPQ